Proteins from one Arthrobacter sp. Soc17.1.1.1 genomic window:
- a CDS encoding LacI family DNA-binding transcriptional regulator, with protein MKTSPPRPLRQVTARSSPTLEDLAVAAGVSRSTASRAINGGERVSPEAQAAVDRAVVDLGYIPNRAARSLVTRRTSSIALVIPEPDVRVMMDPFFAVVITGITEALRETDVQLVLLMSRTDDDSSRTLRYLRGGHVDGAIVVSHHKADSWARSLAETGLPTIFIGRPWDTTFDVTYVDTDNVGGGRLAAQHLAGIGRRRLATVAGPADMTAAVDRLRGWKAGLAEAGLPEGPVVHADFTTDGAAAAARRLLAEDPDIDGIFAASDLMALGVLEALHAAGRTVPGDIALMGYDNHAVAETAATPLTTITQPMVEMAVKAGTMLLEEIEAPGSHPEPVIYSTELVERASTSVAPTASATNA; from the coding sequence ATGAAGACCTCCCCGCCCCGGCCGCTGCGACAGGTCACAGCACGCTCGAGCCCTACGCTCGAGGACCTCGCCGTGGCGGCCGGGGTGTCCCGGTCCACCGCCTCCCGCGCCATCAACGGCGGCGAGCGCGTCAGCCCCGAGGCGCAGGCAGCGGTGGACCGTGCGGTCGTCGACCTCGGGTACATCCCGAACCGGGCGGCCCGCAGCCTGGTGACCCGCAGGACGTCCTCGATCGCGCTGGTCATCCCGGAGCCTGACGTCCGCGTCATGATGGACCCCTTCTTCGCCGTCGTCATCACCGGCATCACGGAGGCGCTCCGGGAGACCGACGTGCAGCTGGTGCTGCTGATGTCGAGGACCGACGACGACTCGTCCCGCACCCTGCGCTACCTGCGCGGCGGCCACGTGGACGGGGCGATCGTGGTCTCGCACCACAAGGCCGACTCGTGGGCGAGATCGCTCGCGGAGACCGGTCTTCCCACCATCTTCATCGGACGGCCGTGGGACACGACCTTCGACGTCACGTATGTGGACACCGACAACGTGGGCGGCGGGCGCCTGGCCGCCCAGCATCTCGCGGGCATCGGCCGGCGCCGCCTCGCCACGGTGGCCGGGCCCGCCGACATGACCGCCGCCGTCGACCGCCTGCGCGGCTGGAAGGCGGGCCTGGCCGAGGCCGGACTGCCCGAGGGGCCCGTGGTCCACGCCGACTTCACCACGGACGGGGCAGCCGCGGCGGCTCGCCGGCTGCTGGCCGAGGACCCCGACATCGACGGGATCTTCGCGGCCTCGGACCTCATGGCGCTCGGCGTGCTGGAGGCGCTCCACGCCGCCGGCAGGACGGTGCCCGGCGACATCGCGCTCATGGGCTACGACAACCATGCCGTCGCCGAGACGGCCGCCACGCCGCTCACCACGATCACGCAGCCCATGGTCGAGATGGCCGTGAAGGCGGGGACGATGCTCCTCGAGGAGATCGAGGCCCCGGGCTCGCACCCGGAGCCCGTCATCTACTCCACCGAGCTCGTGGAACGCGCCAGCACCTCGGTGGCCCCCACCGCGTCCGCGACGAACGCGTAG
- a CDS encoding GH1 family beta-glucosidase, with the protein MSSTEITFPEGFLWGAATAAYQIEGGAQEGGRGPSIWDTFTRVPGAVADAHNGDVACDHYHRSADDVALMKSLNLQAYRFSTSWSRCMADGITPNAEGIRFYSGLVDQLLEAGIKPWLTLYHWDLPQALEDKGGWTNRDTAYRFAEYAAVMHEALGDRVRIWTTLNEPWCAAFLGYAAGVHAPGRQEPTAALAAAHHLLLGHGLATQELRRRDADATLGITLNLTVPDPVDPDSEEDRDAARRIDGQFNRIFLDPVLRGAYPEDVLRDVEHLGLADYIREGDLEIIGTPIDVLGVNYYHGEAVTKSPSGEAAPQEGHAPLERPVSSPYVAAHGVRSVPRGLPVTAMDWEVQPDGLRRLLNRLQDEYTGPAGIPIYITENGAAYNDVADETGFVDDQDRLGFFDVHVRAMKDAIDDGVDLRGYLAWSLMDNFEWAWGYHQRFGLVRVDYGTQERTPKASALWYARLAASNTVPDASSPDAERAGVVLSR; encoded by the coding sequence ATGAGCAGCACCGAGATCACCTTTCCCGAGGGTTTCCTCTGGGGTGCGGCGACCGCCGCGTACCAGATCGAGGGCGGGGCGCAGGAGGGCGGCAGGGGGCCGTCCATCTGGGACACGTTCACCCGCGTCCCGGGAGCCGTGGCGGATGCGCACAACGGCGACGTCGCGTGCGACCACTACCACCGGTCGGCGGACGACGTCGCGCTGATGAAGAGCCTCAACCTGCAGGCGTACCGCTTCTCGACGTCGTGGTCCCGCTGCATGGCGGACGGCATCACCCCGAACGCCGAGGGCATCCGCTTCTACTCCGGGCTCGTCGACCAGCTCCTCGAGGCCGGCATCAAGCCGTGGCTCACCCTCTACCACTGGGACCTGCCGCAGGCCCTGGAGGACAAGGGCGGCTGGACGAACCGCGACACCGCGTACCGGTTCGCCGAGTACGCCGCTGTCATGCACGAGGCGCTGGGTGACCGCGTCCGGATCTGGACCACCCTCAACGAGCCCTGGTGTGCGGCGTTCCTCGGCTACGCGGCCGGCGTGCACGCTCCAGGCCGGCAGGAGCCGACGGCGGCCCTCGCCGCCGCGCACCACCTGCTGCTCGGGCACGGGCTCGCGACGCAGGAGTTGCGCCGGCGCGACGCCGATGCGACGCTCGGCATCACGCTGAACCTCACCGTGCCGGATCCCGTGGACCCGGACAGCGAGGAGGACCGCGACGCCGCCCGCCGCATCGACGGGCAGTTCAACCGGATCTTCCTCGATCCCGTGCTGCGTGGCGCATACCCGGAGGACGTGCTCCGCGACGTCGAGCACCTGGGCCTGGCCGACTACATCCGCGAGGGCGACCTCGAGATCATCGGGACCCCGATCGACGTGCTCGGCGTGAACTACTACCACGGCGAGGCCGTCACGAAGTCGCCGTCGGGCGAGGCAGCGCCGCAGGAGGGCCACGCGCCCCTGGAGCGGCCCGTCTCCTCTCCCTACGTCGCTGCGCACGGTGTACGCTCCGTGCCGCGCGGCCTGCCCGTCACCGCGATGGACTGGGAGGTGCAGCCCGACGGGCTCCGCCGCCTCCTCAACCGGCTGCAGGACGAGTACACGGGCCCGGCGGGCATCCCGATCTACATCACGGAGAACGGCGCCGCCTACAACGACGTCGCCGACGAGACGGGCTTCGTGGACGACCAGGACCGCCTCGGTTTCTTCGACGTCCACGTGCGGGCCATGAAGGACGCGATCGACGACGGCGTGGACCTGCGCGGCTACCTCGCGTGGTCCCTCATGGACAACTTCGAGTGGGCCTGGGGCTACCACCAGCGCTTCGGCCTCGTGCGGGTGGACTACGGGACGCAGGAGCGCACCCCGAAGGCGAGCGCCCTCTGGTACGCGCGCCTGGCCGCCTCGAACACGGTGCCCGACGCGTCGTCACCGGACGCCGAGCGGGCCGGTGTCGTATTGTCGAGGTGA
- a CDS encoding carbohydrate ABC transporter permease produces MSSIPMIEQTAGKGAARAAQRGLGSRRRGAPGGTMRRPGFLTYGFLGAVILGSVFPLWWSFLVGSHDSSVISKGVPLVPGGNFFANAASVLDTIPFWKALGNSIIVSTVTAVSVVLFSTLAGFAFAKLRFRGSKGLLVFVIATMAVPTQLGVVPLFIVMAKLGWTGSLWAVIIPGVVTAFGVFWMTQYLRDALPDELIEAVRIDGASMIQAFWHVGLPAARPAAAMLALFTFVATWTNFFWPFIVLDPSNPTLPVALQLLQAAHFVDYSIVLAGAVLSTIPLLLLFAVAGRQLVSGIMQGAVKG; encoded by the coding sequence ATGAGCTCCATCCCCATGATCGAACAGACCGCGGGCAAGGGGGCCGCCCGCGCCGCCCAGCGGGGCCTCGGCTCCCGACGCCGCGGTGCCCCCGGCGGCACCATGCGGCGTCCCGGATTCCTGACCTACGGGTTCCTGGGAGCCGTGATCCTCGGCTCGGTGTTCCCCCTCTGGTGGTCGTTCCTGGTGGGAAGCCACGACAGCTCGGTCATCAGCAAGGGCGTGCCCCTGGTGCCGGGCGGCAACTTCTTCGCCAACGCGGCCAGCGTGCTGGACACCATCCCGTTCTGGAAGGCGCTCGGCAACAGCATCATCGTCTCCACCGTCACGGCGGTATCCGTGGTCCTGTTCTCCACCCTCGCCGGATTCGCGTTCGCCAAGCTCCGCTTCCGCGGCAGCAAGGGCCTGCTGGTGTTCGTGATCGCCACCATGGCGGTCCCCACCCAGCTCGGCGTGGTGCCGCTGTTCATCGTCATGGCGAAGCTCGGCTGGACCGGCTCGCTCTGGGCGGTGATCATCCCCGGCGTCGTCACGGCCTTCGGGGTGTTCTGGATGACGCAGTACCTCAGGGACGCCCTGCCGGACGAGCTCATCGAGGCCGTCCGGATCGACGGCGCGTCGATGATCCAGGCGTTCTGGCACGTGGGACTCCCGGCAGCTCGGCCGGCCGCGGCGATGCTCGCCCTCTTCACGTTCGTCGCCACCTGGACCAACTTCTTCTGGCCGTTCATCGTGCTGGATCCGTCCAACCCCACCCTCCCGGTGGCACTGCAGCTGCTCCAGGCCGCGCACTTCGTCGACTACTCGATCGTGCTCGCCGGAGCGGTGCTCTCCACCATCCCCCTGCTGCTGCTCTTCGCGGTGGCAGGACGTCAACTCGTATCAGGAATCATGCAAGGAGCAGTCAAAGGATGA
- a CDS encoding carbohydrate ABC transporter permease, whose product MAVTDRVQTPPPNTNQRASRDKSVKRLAFSQKVSKWDVKLSPYLYISPFFVLFAITGLFPLAYTAWVSLHSWNLIGGQGKFTGLENYEFVLAQPFFWNAVGNTFSIFLLSSVPQVVLAIAIAAVLDANLRAKTFWRMGVLVPFVVAPVAVGLIFNNLFADQAGLFNELLTGMGLDPVRWHSDSLASHTAIATMVNFRWTGYNALIFLAAMQAIPRDVYEAATIDGAGRLRQFFSVTVPMLRPTIIFVVITATIGGLQIFDEARVFDQAGLGGADRQWQTLTMYIWELGWGQRNFGRASAVAWLLFLIIVLIAMANFLITRRIATQGGRR is encoded by the coding sequence ATGGCCGTCACGGACCGGGTCCAAACCCCACCCCCCAACACGAACCAGCGTGCCTCACGCGACAAGAGTGTGAAGCGGCTCGCCTTCTCCCAGAAGGTGTCGAAGTGGGACGTCAAGCTGTCCCCGTATCTCTACATCTCGCCGTTCTTCGTGCTCTTCGCGATCACGGGCCTGTTCCCCCTCGCCTACACGGCATGGGTCTCGCTCCACTCCTGGAACCTCATCGGGGGCCAGGGCAAGTTCACGGGACTGGAGAACTACGAGTTCGTCCTCGCGCAGCCGTTCTTCTGGAACGCGGTAGGCAATACGTTCAGCATCTTCCTCCTCTCGTCCGTCCCGCAGGTCGTCCTCGCCATCGCCATCGCGGCGGTGCTCGATGCGAATCTCCGGGCCAAGACGTTCTGGCGGATGGGCGTCCTCGTACCGTTCGTGGTGGCCCCCGTGGCCGTTGGGTTGATCTTCAACAACCTCTTCGCTGATCAGGCAGGCCTGTTCAACGAGCTGTTGACGGGGATGGGGCTGGACCCGGTCCGCTGGCACTCCGACTCGCTCGCGAGTCACACGGCGATCGCCACCATGGTGAACTTCCGCTGGACGGGCTACAACGCCCTGATCTTCCTCGCCGCCATGCAGGCCATCCCCAGGGACGTCTACGAGGCGGCGACGATCGACGGCGCCGGACGCCTCCGGCAGTTCTTCTCGGTGACCGTGCCGATGCTCCGCCCCACCATCATCTTCGTGGTGATCACCGCGACGATCGGTGGCCTCCAGATCTTCGACGAGGCGCGCGTGTTCGACCAGGCGGGTCTCGGCGGCGCCGACCGCCAGTGGCAGACGCTCACCATGTACATCTGGGAGCTCGGCTGGGGACAGCGCAACTTCGGCAGGGCTTCTGCCGTGGCCTGGCTGCTGTTCCTCATCATCGTTCTCATCGCGATGGCCAACTTCCTCATCACCCGCCGCATCGCCACCCAGGGAGGCCGACGATGA
- a CDS encoding ABC transporter substrate-binding protein, producing the protein MHSRARITALSATAACLALALTACGSGGSDNAGVEGETGTEDVTLSVGTFNEFGYEELFTEYEELNPNVTIEHKKAATSNEARDNLTTRLAAGSGLSDIEGIEVDWLPELLEYPDQFADLSDPAVEGRWLDWKTAAATTEDGQLIGYGTDAGPQGVCYRADLFEKAGLPSDRESVAEMLDGSWQDYFDAGKKFVAASGGTAWFDSAGATYQGMINQVQNAYEDNDGTLIATENPDVKDIYEQVLQASVTDGLSAHLTQWEDDWVASFQSDAFATKLCPGWMLGVIEGNAEGVEGWDIADVFPGGGGNWGGSYLTVPTQGANQAEAKKLAEWLTAPEQQVKAFESKGTFPSQVEALESDALLGQTNAFFNDAPTGEILANRATAVEVTPFKGPKYFAVNDAMQQALTRVDVDKTDDPASSWEKFVTAVGAL; encoded by the coding sequence GTGCACAGCAGAGCACGTATCACCGCACTGTCCGCCACGGCGGCATGCCTCGCCCTGGCCCTCACCGCCTGCGGATCCGGCGGTTCGGACAACGCCGGCGTCGAAGGCGAGACCGGCACCGAGGACGTCACCCTGTCCGTCGGTACGTTCAACGAATTCGGCTACGAAGAGCTCTTCACCGAATACGAGGAGCTCAACCCCAACGTCACCATCGAGCACAAGAAGGCCGCGACCTCGAACGAGGCCCGCGACAACCTCACCACGAGGCTCGCCGCCGGCTCCGGCCTGTCGGACATCGAGGGCATCGAGGTCGACTGGCTGCCCGAGCTGCTCGAGTACCCCGACCAGTTCGCCGACCTCAGCGACCCCGCCGTGGAGGGCCGCTGGCTCGACTGGAAGACCGCTGCCGCCACCACCGAGGACGGTCAGCTGATCGGCTACGGTACCGACGCCGGACCCCAGGGCGTCTGCTACCGCGCCGACCTGTTCGAGAAGGCCGGTCTCCCCAGCGACCGCGAATCCGTCGCGGAGATGCTCGACGGCTCCTGGCAGGACTACTTCGACGCCGGCAAGAAGTTCGTCGCCGCGAGCGGCGGCACCGCCTGGTTCGACTCCGCCGGAGCCACCTACCAGGGCATGATCAACCAGGTCCAGAACGCGTACGAGGACAACGACGGCACGCTCATCGCCACCGAGAACCCCGACGTCAAGGACATCTACGAGCAGGTCCTGCAGGCCTCCGTCACCGACGGCCTCTCCGCGCACCTCACGCAGTGGGAGGACGACTGGGTGGCCAGCTTCCAGTCCGACGCGTTCGCGACGAAGCTCTGCCCCGGCTGGATGCTCGGCGTCATCGAGGGCAACGCCGAGGGCGTCGAGGGCTGGGACATCGCCGATGTCTTCCCCGGCGGCGGCGGGAACTGGGGCGGGTCCTACCTGACCGTCCCCACCCAGGGCGCCAACCAGGCCGAGGCCAAGAAGCTCGCCGAGTGGCTCACCGCCCCGGAACAGCAGGTCAAGGCGTTCGAGTCCAAGGGCACCTTCCCCAGCCAGGTCGAAGCGCTGGAGAGCGATGCACTCCTGGGCCAGACCAACGCGTTCTTCAACGACGCCCCGACCGGTGAGATCCTCGCCAACCGGGCCACCGCCGTCGAGGTCACGCCGTTCAAGGGCCCCAAGTACTTCGCCGTCAACGACGCCATGCAGCAGGCACTGACCCGTGTCGACGTCGACAAGACCGACGACCCCGCCTCCTCCTGGGAAAAGTTCGTCACCGCTGTAGGCGCTCTGTAG
- a CDS encoding PaaI family thioesterase produces the protein MTHESLSPWTIVLGELDEKMGVRILEQSVERVVATMPVAGNRQSFGLLHGGASLAVGEAVGSWAAVIHASTLGKTAVGVDVSATHHRGAREGTVTITATPIHLGRTLTTHEVLLTNEAGQRLCTLRITNLLLDRPIPAGTVEG, from the coding sequence ATGACACATGAATCCCTCTCCCCCTGGACCATCGTTCTCGGGGAGCTCGACGAGAAGATGGGCGTCCGGATCCTGGAGCAGTCCGTCGAGCGCGTCGTGGCCACCATGCCGGTGGCCGGCAACCGGCAGTCCTTCGGCCTCCTCCACGGCGGCGCCTCCCTGGCCGTCGGCGAGGCGGTCGGTTCGTGGGCGGCAGTGATCCACGCCTCGACGCTCGGGAAGACCGCCGTCGGAGTGGATGTCTCCGCCACACACCACAGGGGCGCCCGTGAGGGCACGGTGACCATCACGGCGACGCCCATCCACCTGGGGCGCACCCTGACCACCCACGAGGTGCTGCTCACCAACGAGGCGGGGCAGCGCCTCTGCACCCTCCGCATCACCAACCTGCTGCTCGACAGGCCCATCCCGGCCGGTACCGTGGAGGGATGA
- a CDS encoding SGNH/GDSL hydrolase family protein, translated as MSRLWPSGSRAALLAVVALAATPVLGGSAGPAAAPRDALSYVALGDSYASGFGAGSYTDGCGRSPLGLPGLLDGGEQVDLIADGTCAGARVITDPGAAGDRRDLPEQVAQTVADGALSTGTDLVSISAGGNDAGFGEVAAVCASQPPAICSEVIAARNTTSLPALAGALDALYADIRVAAPAATVLVTGYPHLFSPAFGDEVIPLASQEAFNTGTDGLNTVIRERAEAAGFVFVDLVPAFDGHGLGSPSPWITLRAGASDNLHPTAEGYRDGYYPAVRRTVDLDRLQRRHPGDRPRAALTGSPDAARDARPGGGASCIA; from the coding sequence ATGAGCAGGCTCTGGCCGTCCGGGTCCCGCGCCGCCCTCCTCGCCGTCGTCGCCCTCGCCGCGACCCCGGTGCTCGGCGGTTCCGCCGGCCCCGCTGCAGCACCGCGGGACGCGCTCTCCTACGTCGCGCTCGGCGACTCCTACGCCTCCGGATTCGGGGCCGGGTCCTACACCGACGGCTGCGGCCGGTCCCCGCTCGGCCTGCCCGGCCTGCTGGACGGCGGGGAGCAGGTGGACCTGATCGCGGATGGCACGTGCGCCGGTGCGAGGGTCATCACGGACCCCGGTGCTGCCGGCGATCGTCGCGACCTGCCGGAGCAGGTCGCGCAGACCGTCGCCGACGGCGCCCTGTCCACCGGCACCGATCTGGTGAGCATCTCGGCCGGCGGGAACGACGCGGGCTTCGGTGAGGTGGCAGCGGTGTGCGCCTCGCAGCCTCCGGCGATCTGCTCGGAGGTGATCGCCGCGCGGAACACGACGTCGCTTCCCGCGCTGGCAGGAGCCCTGGACGCCCTGTACGCAGACATCCGCGTCGCGGCGCCGGCCGCCACGGTCCTCGTCACCGGATACCCGCACCTCTTCTCCCCGGCGTTCGGGGACGAGGTCATCCCCCTGGCCTCGCAGGAGGCGTTCAACACCGGCACGGACGGGCTCAACACCGTGATCCGGGAGCGCGCCGAGGCCGCCGGCTTCGTGTTCGTCGACCTCGTGCCGGCCTTCGACGGCCACGGCCTCGGCTCCCCCTCACCGTGGATCACCCTCCGTGCCGGTGCGAGCGACAACCTCCACCCCACCGCCGAGGGCTACCGGGACGGGTACTACCCGGCAGTGCGCCGCACCGTGGACCTCGACCGACTCCAACGCCGGCACCCCGGTGACCGGCCGCGGGCGGCACTCACAGGGTCCCCGGATGCGGCACGTGATGCTCGACCCGGGGGCGGCGCGTCCTGCATCGCCTGA
- a CDS encoding TetR/AcrR family transcriptional regulator C-terminal domain-containing protein codes for MAQQEAPGRRRLSRPAVLRAGIELADDVGIDGFTMRTLAQGLGVVPMALYKHVANKQDLLDGMVDIIWGEVTEPAAERGWKRAMRERAVSLRAALTRHRWAIGLMEAHGPPGPESLRQHNAMMGCLRESGFSFRATVHVTSALDAYVYGFALQQKTLSFETPEESAEAAAATREGQPPEVAALYPYLMEVVVELARSGYDYDEEFVVGLEVLLDGIDALRTSWRSV; via the coding sequence ATGGCCCAGCAGGAGGCGCCCGGGCGGCGCCGGCTCAGTCGGCCGGCTGTGCTGCGCGCGGGCATCGAGCTCGCGGACGACGTGGGGATCGACGGTTTCACCATGCGCACGCTCGCCCAGGGCCTCGGGGTGGTCCCGATGGCGCTCTACAAACACGTCGCGAACAAGCAGGACCTGCTCGACGGGATGGTGGACATCATCTGGGGCGAGGTGACCGAGCCGGCCGCGGAACGGGGCTGGAAGCGGGCCATGCGCGAGCGCGCCGTCTCACTGCGGGCCGCGCTCACCCGGCACCGCTGGGCCATCGGCCTGATGGAGGCCCACGGCCCTCCGGGGCCCGAGAGCCTGCGGCAGCACAACGCGATGATGGGGTGCCTGCGCGAGAGCGGTTTCTCCTTCCGGGCCACCGTCCACGTCACCTCCGCCCTGGACGCCTACGTGTACGGCTTCGCCCTGCAGCAGAAGACCCTGTCGTTCGAGACGCCGGAGGAGTCCGCCGAGGCGGCTGCCGCGACACGGGAGGGGCAGCCCCCCGAGGTCGCGGCGCTGTACCCCTACCTGATGGAGGTGGTCGTGGAACTGGCACGGTCCGGCTACGACTACGACGAGGAGTTCGTCGTCGGGCTGGAGGTACTCCTGGACGGGATCGACGCACTGCGGACGTCGTGGCGCTCGGTCTGA
- a CDS encoding DUF4386 domain-containing protein: MTSDARAARTAGIFFLLTFVSAIAGAILYAPALTDPGYVEGPGADVRILLGVVCEIVLVITNIGTAIVLFRVLRRHHEAAALGYVAARIMECALIVVGMLGMLTVVTLRRSVAQGDGGDSESYLPVARALVALHDWTFLLGPGFVVGIGNGLLLGFLLYRSGLVPRRMALLGLIGGPLMSASGIAVLFGAYGQTSVWSGLATLPEIAWEASLGIYLTFVGFRRNGPEGADGAEGAEGAEGAEGPVGEAAASHPAP; the protein is encoded by the coding sequence ATGACATCCGACGCCAGGGCTGCGCGCACAGCCGGGATCTTCTTCCTCCTCACGTTCGTCTCGGCGATCGCGGGCGCCATACTCTACGCGCCGGCGCTCACCGATCCCGGGTACGTCGAAGGGCCGGGGGCGGATGTGCGCATCCTCCTCGGCGTCGTGTGCGAGATCGTGCTGGTCATCACGAACATCGGGACGGCGATCGTCCTCTTCCGCGTGCTTCGTCGCCACCACGAGGCGGCAGCCCTCGGCTACGTCGCCGCGCGGATCATGGAGTGCGCCCTCATCGTCGTCGGGATGCTCGGCATGCTGACCGTCGTCACCCTCCGCCGGTCCGTGGCCCAGGGGGACGGCGGGGACAGCGAGTCGTACCTGCCGGTGGCCCGTGCCCTCGTCGCCCTGCATGACTGGACGTTCCTCCTCGGCCCCGGCTTCGTCGTCGGGATCGGGAACGGCCTGCTGCTCGGGTTCCTCCTGTACCGGTCGGGCCTCGTGCCTCGTCGGATGGCGCTGCTGGGCCTCATCGGAGGGCCGCTCATGTCGGCATCCGGGATCGCCGTGCTCTTCGGTGCCTACGGGCAGACGTCGGTCTGGTCCGGATTGGCCACACTCCCGGAGATCGCGTGGGAGGCATCGCTCGGGATCTACCTCACGTTCGTGGGGTTCCGGCGGAACGGCCCCGAGGGAGCCGACGGTGCCGAGGGTGCCGAGGGTGCCGAGGGTGCCGAAGGTCCGGTCGGGGAGGCAGCAGCATCACACCCCGCTCCGTGA
- a CDS encoding VOC family protein, whose amino-acid sequence MPFSLQISLDCKDPHAQADWWAETLDWVVEPTDEAFLDRMIAEGHARPSDVIERHGRRVWKDGTAICRADDVGRPGRERMLFQPVPEPKTAKNRMHVDINLAGADLDEQRARLEARGARYVERHSQGPHTWYVMLDPEGNEFCIA is encoded by the coding sequence ATGCCCTTCTCCCTCCAGATCTCGCTCGACTGCAAGGATCCCCACGCCCAGGCGGACTGGTGGGCGGAGACCCTCGACTGGGTGGTGGAGCCCACCGACGAGGCGTTCCTCGACAGGATGATCGCCGAGGGCCATGCCCGTCCGTCGGACGTGATCGAACGCCATGGCAGGCGTGTCTGGAAGGACGGCACGGCGATCTGCCGTGCGGACGACGTGGGGCGGCCGGGCCGCGAGCGCATGCTCTTCCAGCCGGTCCCCGAACCGAAGACCGCGAAGAACCGCATGCATGTCGACATCAACCTCGCCGGTGCGGACCTGGACGAACAGCGTGCACGGCTCGAGGCGAGGGGCGCCCGCTACGTGGAGCGGCACTCGCAGGGCCCCCACACGTGGTACGTCATGCTCGACCCGGAGGGCAACGAGTTCTGCATCGCGTGA
- a CDS encoding 1,4-dihydroxy-2-naphthoyl-CoA synthase yields MTSELPAKVSDIFDPTRWRVVTGFEDFTDLTYHRAVERDAAGAVVRDLPTVRIAFDRPEVRNAFRPGTVDELYRALDHARMSPDVATVLLTGNGPSPRDGGHSFCSGGDQRIRGRDGYRYAGGETTETIDPARAGRLHILEVQRLIRTMPKVVIAVVNGWAAGGGHSLHVVADLTIASAQHGRFKQTDATVGSFDAGYGSALLARQIGQKKAREIFFLAREYSAQDMVEMGAVNEAVDHAALEETALAYAADIARQSPQAIRMLKFAFNLPDDGLAGQQVFAGEATRMAYMTDEAVEGKEAFLEKRAPDWSPFPYYF; encoded by the coding sequence GTGACTTCAGAGCTTCCCGCCAAGGTATCCGACATCTTCGACCCCACCCGCTGGCGGGTCGTGACGGGGTTCGAGGACTTCACGGACCTGACGTACCACCGAGCGGTGGAGCGCGACGCCGCAGGCGCCGTGGTGCGCGACCTCCCCACCGTGCGCATCGCCTTCGACCGACCCGAGGTACGCAACGCGTTCCGCCCGGGCACCGTGGACGAGCTCTACCGGGCGCTCGACCACGCCCGGATGTCGCCCGACGTCGCCACCGTCCTGCTCACCGGCAACGGCCCGAGCCCCCGCGACGGCGGCCACTCCTTCTGCTCCGGCGGGGACCAGCGCATCCGTGGCCGCGACGGCTACCGGTATGCCGGGGGCGAGACGACGGAGACCATCGACCCGGCGCGTGCCGGTCGGCTCCACATCCTCGAGGTCCAGCGGCTCATCCGCACCATGCCGAAGGTCGTCATCGCCGTGGTCAACGGCTGGGCGGCCGGAGGTGGGCACAGCCTCCACGTGGTCGCGGACCTGACCATCGCCTCCGCGCAGCACGGCCGGTTCAAGCAGACCGACGCCACCGTGGGCAGCTTCGACGCCGGCTACGGCTCCGCCCTCCTGGCCCGGCAGATCGGCCAGAAGAAGGCGCGGGAGATCTTCTTCCTGGCGCGCGAGTATTCCGCACAGGACATGGTCGAGATGGGCGCGGTGAACGAGGCCGTGGACCACGCGGCCCTCGAGGAGACCGCGCTCGCATATGCCGCGGACATCGCCCGCCAGAGCCCGCAGGCCATCCGCATGCTCAAGTTCGCCTTCAACCTCCCCGATGACGGTCTGGCGGGCCAGCAGGTCTTCGCGGGTGAGGCGACCCGCATGGCGTACATGACGGACGAGGCGGTGGAGGGCAAGGAGGCGTTCCTCGAGAAGCGGGCCCCCGACTGGTCCCCGTTCCCCTACTACTTCTAG